One Mycolicibacterium crocinum DNA window includes the following coding sequences:
- a CDS encoding GNAT family N-acetyltransferase, which translates to MTVALRRSWAKDLDAATLYELLKLRVEVFVVEQACPYPELDGRDLLAETRHFWLEQPDGTVIATLRLMEEHAGGEKAFRIGRVCTQRAARGQGHTTRLMQAALADVGDHACRINAQTYLVDMYANHGFVVDGAEFVEDGIPHVPMLRPAAPILAEKP; encoded by the coding sequence GTGACGGTCGCCTTGCGCCGCTCCTGGGCCAAGGACCTCGACGCGGCGACTCTCTACGAGCTGCTGAAGCTCCGGGTCGAGGTGTTCGTCGTCGAGCAGGCGTGCCCGTACCCGGAACTCGACGGCCGTGACCTGTTGGCCGAGACCCGGCACTTCTGGCTGGAGCAACCCGACGGCACGGTGATCGCCACGCTGCGGCTGATGGAGGAGCACGCCGGCGGGGAGAAGGCGTTTCGGATCGGGCGGGTCTGCACCCAGCGGGCCGCTCGCGGTCAGGGGCACACCACCCGGCTGATGCAGGCCGCGCTGGCCGACGTCGGCGACCACGCGTGCCGGATCAACGCCCAGACCTACCTCGTCGATATGTACGCCAACCACGGCTTCGTCGTCGACGGCGCAGAATTTGTCGAGGACGGCATCCCGCACGTTCCGATGCTGCGTCCGGCCGCACCGATCCTGGCCGAAAAGCCGTGA
- a CDS encoding cobyrinate a,c-diamide synthase, producing MSIPAVVIGAPASGSGKTTIATGLIGALRAAGHRVAPFKVGPDFIDPGYHALAAGRPGRNLDPVLVPEELIGPLYRHGSRDADIAVIEGVMGLFDGRIDQHPVTPARGSTAHVAELLGAPVVLVVDARGRAHSIAAVLQGFSTFHPGVHIGGVILNRVGTNRHEEVLHQACEVVGVPVLGAIPRHDELAVPSRHLGLVTAVEHGEQARAAVAAMTELIARHVDLRAVVALGGSRVSAPAWAPEGVVGEPRADRPVVAVAAGKAFSFGYAEHPELLRAAGADVVEFDPLTDGLPERTAALVLPGGFPEQHLADLSANSTLRTEIHELSRHAPVQAECGGLAYLMDDLDGHPMCGVLAGSARFTPRLTLGYREAVAMSDSSLHAAGQRVVGHEFHRTTSEFAETPEPAWAFLRHDGQPVREGAVRAGVHASYLHTHPAAQPHSVARFVAHAALTKLPG from the coding sequence ATGAGCATCCCCGCCGTCGTGATCGGCGCACCCGCCTCGGGTAGCGGAAAGACCACGATAGCAACGGGTTTGATCGGTGCGCTGCGGGCAGCCGGGCATCGGGTCGCGCCGTTCAAGGTCGGACCGGATTTCATCGACCCTGGCTACCACGCGCTGGCCGCGGGCCGGCCCGGCCGCAACCTGGACCCGGTCCTGGTGCCCGAGGAGCTGATCGGCCCGCTGTACCGGCACGGCAGCCGCGACGCCGACATCGCCGTGATCGAAGGTGTGATGGGCCTTTTCGACGGCCGCATCGACCAACATCCGGTCACCCCGGCGCGCGGTTCCACCGCGCACGTCGCCGAACTCCTCGGTGCTCCCGTTGTGCTGGTCGTCGACGCGCGCGGTCGGGCGCACAGTATTGCCGCTGTGCTGCAAGGGTTTTCGACTTTTCACCCGGGCGTGCACATTGGGGGAGTGATCCTCAATCGGGTGGGCACCAACCGCCACGAAGAGGTGCTGCACCAGGCGTGTGAGGTGGTCGGGGTGCCGGTGCTCGGTGCAATTCCCCGTCACGACGAGCTGGCGGTGCCCTCGCGTCATCTGGGGTTGGTGACCGCTGTCGAGCACGGTGAGCAGGCCCGCGCCGCGGTCGCCGCGATGACCGAACTCATTGCCCGCCACGTCGATCTGCGAGCCGTCGTGGCCCTCGGCGGCTCGCGGGTGTCTGCGCCGGCATGGGCGCCCGAGGGTGTGGTCGGTGAGCCGAGAGCGGACAGGCCGGTGGTCGCAGTGGCCGCAGGCAAGGCCTTCAGCTTCGGCTACGCCGAGCACCCGGAGCTGCTGCGCGCCGCCGGCGCCGACGTCGTCGAGTTCGACCCGCTCACCGACGGCCTGCCCGAACGGACCGCGGCGCTGGTGCTGCCGGGCGGTTTCCCCGAGCAACACCTGGCCGACTTGTCGGCCAACAGCACGCTGCGCACCGAGATCCACGAACTGTCCCGCCACGCACCTGTGCAGGCCGAATGCGGCGGACTGGCGTATTTGATGGACGACCTCGACGGTCACCCCATGTGCGGCGTGCTGGCCGGGTCGGCCCGGTTCACCCCGAGGCTCACGCTGGGCTACCGGGAGGCCGTCGCGATGTCCGACTCGTCGCTGCACGCCGCGGGCCAGCGCGTCGTTGGACACGAATTCCACCGCACCACAAGCGAATTCGCCGAAACGCCGGAACCCGCGTGGGCCTTCCTGCGTCACGACGGCCAGCCGGTGCGGGAGGGGGCGGTGCGGGCCGGGGTGCATGCGTCGTACCTCCACACCCACCCTGCCGCGCAACCGCACTCGGTCGCTCGATTTGTGGCACACGCTGCCTTGACTAAGCTGCCCGGGTGA
- the cobO gene encoding cob(I)yrinic acid a,c-diamide adenosyltransferase — protein MPQGQPLAVPDDGLTTRARRNTPVLAVHTGPGKGKSTAAFGMALRAWNAGMSVAVFQFVKSAKWKVGEESAFAALGRLHDEQGLGGAVEWHKMGSGWSWTRKAGSDDDHAAAAAEGWTEIAARLADQRHDFYVLDEFTYPLKWGWVAVEDVVETLLNRPGGQHVVITGRDAPQRLIDAADLVTEMTKVKHPMDVGRKGQRGIEW, from the coding sequence ATGCCGCAGGGTCAGCCGCTCGCCGTGCCCGATGACGGGCTGACCACCCGGGCCCGGCGCAACACCCCGGTACTGGCGGTGCACACCGGTCCCGGCAAAGGAAAATCCACCGCCGCCTTCGGAATGGCGTTGCGCGCGTGGAACGCCGGGATGAGCGTGGCGGTGTTCCAGTTCGTCAAGAGCGCCAAGTGGAAGGTCGGTGAGGAATCGGCGTTCGCCGCGCTCGGCCGGCTGCACGACGAGCAGGGGCTCGGTGGCGCGGTGGAATGGCACAAGATGGGCTCGGGCTGGTCCTGGACGCGCAAAGCCGGTTCGGACGACGACCATGCCGCAGCGGCGGCCGAAGGTTGGACCGAAATCGCCGCACGGCTCGCCGACCAACGACACGACTTCTATGTACTCGACGAGTTCACCTATCCGCTCAAATGGGGCTGGGTTGCCGTAGAAGACGTGGTCGAGACGCTGCTCAACCGGCCCGGCGGCCAGCATGTCGTGATCACCGGCCGCGACGCCCCGCAACGCCTGATCGACGCCGCCGACCTGGTGACCGAGATGACGAAGGTGAAGCACCCGATGGACGTCGGCCGCAAAGGCCAGCGCGGCATCGAGTGGTGA
- the mtr gene encoding mycothione reductase — MEHFDIAIIGTGSGNSILDERYADKKVAICEQGVFGGTCLNVGCIPTKMFVYAAEVAQTVREAARFGVDASIDRVRWTDIVSRVFGRIDPLAIGGENYRRSSPNVTVYDSHTRFTGRSGDGYLLRTDAGDEFTADQVVIAAGARAMVPDAIAGCGVDVHTSDTIMRIPELPEHLVIIGGGFVAAEFAHVFSSLGSRVTIVIRGAAMLSHCDDTICERYTDIAGKKWEIRSHRNMTGAHLDGSQTVVELDDGSEIAADVVLVATGRKPNGDLLDVHNAGVKLDENGLVAVDEYQRTTARGIFALGDVSSHYQLKHVANHEARVVRHNLLRDWDDTDALMYSDHRFVPSAVFTDPQIACVGLTENEARAAGYKINVKVQDYSDVAYGWAMEDTTGFAKIIVEQDSGKILGAHIMGHQASSLIQPLIQAMSFGLPGQEMARGQYWIHPALPEVIENALLALCGEPPWPPSRRH; from the coding sequence TTGGAACACTTCGACATTGCGATCATCGGGACCGGATCGGGCAACTCGATTCTCGACGAGCGCTACGCCGACAAGAAGGTCGCGATCTGCGAGCAGGGCGTCTTCGGCGGCACCTGCCTGAACGTGGGGTGCATCCCCACGAAGATGTTTGTCTACGCCGCCGAGGTGGCCCAGACCGTACGCGAGGCCGCCCGGTTCGGCGTCGATGCCAGCATTGACCGGGTGCGCTGGACCGACATCGTCTCGAGGGTGTTCGGCCGGATCGACCCCCTGGCGATCGGCGGCGAGAACTACCGACGCTCCTCGCCGAATGTGACTGTCTACGACAGCCATACCCGCTTCACCGGGCGAAGCGGTGACGGGTACCTGCTGCGCACCGACGCCGGCGACGAGTTCACCGCCGATCAGGTGGTGATCGCGGCCGGGGCACGGGCGATGGTGCCCGACGCGATCGCCGGCTGCGGAGTCGATGTTCACACCAGCGACACGATCATGCGCATCCCCGAACTTCCCGAGCATCTGGTGATCATCGGCGGCGGGTTCGTGGCAGCCGAATTCGCGCACGTGTTCTCGTCTTTGGGTAGCCGGGTGACGATCGTCATCCGCGGCGCGGCGATGTTGTCACACTGCGACGACACGATCTGCGAGCGCTACACCGACATCGCAGGCAAGAAGTGGGAGATTCGCAGCCACCGCAACATGACCGGGGCGCATCTCGACGGCTCGCAGACCGTCGTCGAACTCGACGACGGATCGGAAATCGCCGCCGATGTCGTTCTGGTGGCCACCGGCCGCAAGCCCAACGGCGACCTGCTGGACGTGCACAACGCCGGGGTGAAGCTCGACGAGAACGGCCTGGTTGCGGTCGACGAGTACCAACGCACTACGGCACGAGGCATTTTCGCACTCGGTGACGTGTCCTCGCATTATCAGCTCAAGCATGTCGCCAACCACGAGGCGCGGGTGGTGCGGCACAACCTGCTGCGGGACTGGGACGACACCGATGCGCTGATGTACTCCGATCACCGCTTCGTGCCGTCAGCGGTATTCACCGATCCGCAGATCGCGTGTGTCGGGCTGACCGAAAACGAAGCGCGCGCAGCCGGCTACAAGATCAACGTCAAGGTGCAGGACTACTCCGACGTGGCGTATGGCTGGGCGATGGAGGACACCACCGGCTTCGCCAAGATCATCGTCGAGCAGGACAGCGGCAAGATTTTGGGTGCCCACATCATGGGCCACCAGGCGTCGTCGTTGATTCAGCCGCTGATCCAGGCGATGAGCTTCGGGCTGCCCGGCCAGGAGATGGCCCGCGGTCAGTACTGGATTCACCCGGCGCTGCCGGAGGTGATCGAGAACGCGCTGCTGGCGTTGTGCGGCGAGCCGCCCTGGCCGCCGTCGCGCCGGCACTGA
- a CDS encoding magnesium chelatase subunit D family protein — translation MSTPAFPFSAIVGHDQLRLALILCAVRPEIGGVLIRGEKGTAKSTAVRALAAILAEVDSGSRLVELPIGATEDRVVGSLDLQKVLRDNEHAFSPGLLARAHGGVLYVDEVNLLHDHLVDIMLDAAAMGRVHIERDGISHSHESRFVLIGTMNPEEGELRPQLLDRFGLTVDVHASRDVAVRSDVIRQRLAYEADPAGFAALHAGQDSELAARIAHARARVAAVTLPDAELNRIAALCAAFDVDGMRADLVVARTAVAHAAWRGADAVTQEDIRVAAELALPHRRRRDPFDDPGLDPAQLDEALAATESGPESEPEPDPDPPGGGQPSDGSSQPSAPQGNSSSAPRPAAPPAATFRTRALTVPGVGEGNPGRRSRARNRSGAVIKATDAPEQGHGLHLFATVLTAAGNGRLRPHAEDIRRAIRVGREGNLVIFVVDASGSMAARDRMSAVSGAALSLLRDAYQRRDKVAVITFRQDGAKVLLPPTTSAHIASRRLTRFDTGGTTPLAHGLLAARDIVVRERVRDRTRRPLVVVLTDGRATGGPDPLGRSRSAARRLVAEGAAAVVVDCETSYVRLGLAADLAEHLEAPLLQLEQLRADYLAQAVRRAA, via the coding sequence GTGAGCACGCCCGCTTTTCCATTCAGCGCGATCGTCGGGCACGACCAGCTGCGGCTGGCTCTGATCCTGTGCGCGGTGCGCCCCGAAATCGGCGGCGTGCTGATCCGCGGCGAGAAGGGCACCGCGAAGTCGACCGCGGTGCGGGCACTGGCCGCGATTCTCGCCGAGGTGGATTCCGGGTCGCGGCTCGTCGAACTGCCGATCGGGGCCACCGAGGACCGGGTGGTCGGCTCGCTGGATCTGCAGAAGGTGCTGCGCGACAACGAGCATGCGTTCTCGCCGGGCCTGCTGGCCCGCGCCCACGGCGGTGTGCTCTACGTCGACGAGGTCAACCTGCTGCACGACCACCTTGTCGACATCATGCTCGACGCCGCCGCGATGGGCCGGGTGCACATCGAGCGCGACGGAATCTCGCACTCGCACGAGTCGCGGTTCGTGCTCATCGGCACCATGAATCCCGAAGAGGGCGAACTGCGTCCGCAGTTGCTCGACCGGTTCGGGCTGACCGTCGACGTGCATGCCTCGCGCGACGTAGCGGTGCGCAGTGACGTGATCCGCCAGCGACTGGCCTACGAGGCTGACCCGGCCGGCTTCGCCGCGCTGCACGCCGGACAGGACAGTGAGCTGGCCGCCCGGATCGCCCACGCCCGTGCGCGCGTGGCCGCGGTGACGTTGCCGGACGCCGAGTTGAACCGGATCGCGGCGCTGTGCGCGGCGTTCGACGTCGACGGCATGCGTGCCGACCTCGTCGTAGCGCGCACCGCGGTGGCGCACGCCGCCTGGCGGGGCGCCGACGCAGTGACTCAAGAGGACATCCGGGTGGCCGCCGAGCTGGCGCTGCCACACCGGCGCCGGCGCGACCCCTTCGACGACCCGGGACTGGACCCCGCGCAACTCGACGAGGCGCTGGCCGCGACCGAGAGCGGTCCCGAGTCGGAGCCGGAGCCTGACCCCGATCCGCCCGGTGGCGGACAGCCCAGCGATGGGTCTTCGCAACCGTCTGCGCCGCAAGGTAATTCATCCTCGGCGCCGCGTCCGGCGGCGCCGCCCGCGGCGACGTTTCGCACCCGGGCGCTGACCGTGCCGGGCGTGGGGGAGGGCAACCCCGGGCGGCGGTCACGGGCCCGCAACCGCTCCGGCGCGGTCATCAAAGCCACCGACGCCCCCGAGCAAGGCCACGGCCTGCACCTGTTCGCCACCGTGCTGACTGCGGCCGGCAATGGCCGGTTGCGACCACACGCCGAGGACATCCGCCGTGCCATCCGGGTGGGTCGGGAAGGCAACCTGGTGATCTTCGTGGTCGACGCCTCCGGGTCGATGGCCGCCCGTGACCGAATGTCAGCGGTGTCCGGTGCTGCGCTCTCGCTCCTGCGTGACGCCTACCAGCGCCGCGACAAGGTCGCCGTGATCACCTTCCGCCAGGACGGCGCGAAAGTGCTGCTGCCGCCGACGACGTCGGCGCATATCGCGTCGCGGCGGCTGACCCGGTTCGACACCGGCGGAACCACCCCGCTGGCGCACGGGCTGTTGGCGGCCCGCGACATCGTGGTTCGCGAGCGGGTGCGCGACCGCACCCGCCGTCCGCTGGTGGTAGTACTCACCGACGGTCGAGCCACCGGTGGGCCGGATCCGTTGGGGCGCAGCCGTTCTGCTGCGCGCCGACTGGTAGCCGAGGGTGCCGCGGCAGTAGTGGTGGACTGTGAGACGTCCTACGTGCGGCTGGGCCTGGCCGCCGACCTCGCCGAACATCTGGAAGCCCCCCTGCTGCAACTGGAGCAGCTGCGCGCAGACTATCTGGCACAGGCCGTGCGCCGCGCTGCCTGA
- a CDS encoding DeoR/GlpR family DNA-binding transcription regulator: MLPVARQEAIVAAVSSGQVISTDDLVQRLGVSAETVRRDLALLEERGVIRRVHGGAAAVDQRRAMEPSYTERSVIRHQAKAQLAKVAVGLLENGQTVVLDIGTTAVAVAQAIPRGFTGTVITPSLPVAVELADRPGIEVLLAGGRVRAGDLACSNAHTKAFFADVYPDIALLGSGGVDARAGLTDFHLDEIDVRRTIIANSARNYILADSSKLGQVAPHRVCPLSAVNGLITDQSTDAAVAAAFEETGGVVLSARPATAATA; this comes from the coding sequence GTGCTTCCCGTCGCGCGCCAGGAAGCAATCGTGGCGGCGGTCAGCTCCGGCCAGGTGATCAGCACTGACGACCTGGTGCAGCGGCTGGGCGTGTCGGCGGAGACCGTGCGCCGAGACCTCGCGCTGTTGGAGGAACGCGGTGTGATCCGCCGGGTGCACGGCGGTGCGGCCGCGGTGGACCAGCGCCGAGCGATGGAACCGTCGTACACCGAACGCTCGGTCATCCGGCATCAGGCGAAAGCCCAACTGGCCAAAGTCGCTGTGGGACTTCTGGAGAACGGTCAGACCGTCGTCCTCGACATCGGTACGACCGCGGTCGCGGTCGCCCAAGCGATTCCCCGAGGATTCACCGGCACAGTCATCACGCCGTCGCTCCCGGTCGCCGTCGAGCTGGCCGACCGTCCCGGCATCGAGGTCTTGCTCGCCGGCGGACGCGTCCGCGCCGGAGACCTCGCCTGCTCGAACGCGCACACCAAAGCCTTCTTCGCCGACGTCTATCCCGACATCGCACTGCTCGGCTCCGGCGGGGTCGATGCGCGCGCAGGACTCACCGACTTTCATCTCGACGAGATCGATGTGCGGCGCACGATCATCGCCAACAGCGCTCGCAACTACATCCTGGCCGACTCCTCCAAGCTCGGACAGGTCGCGCCGCATCGCGTCTGCCCGCTCAGTGCGGTGAACGGCCTGATCACGGACCAGAGCACCGATGCCGCGGTCGCGGCGGCCTTCGAGGAGACGGGAGGTGTGGTCTTGTCAGCGCGACCCGCAACCGCGGCCACCGCCTGA
- the mqo gene encoding malate dehydrogenase (quinone), protein MSDTTKTDVVLVGAGIMSATLGALLRMVQPDWSITLVERLDAAAAESSDPWNNAGTGHSALCELNYTPEKADGTIDIAKAINVNEQFQVTRQFWSYAHEHGILPDVRSFLNPIPHVSFVQGAEHVDYLRRRRETLVRNPLFASMEFIDDRDEFSRRLPLMAEGRDFSQPVGLNWTQDGTDVDFGSLTRQLLAFGTERGMSTLFGHDVLDLHKESGGGWTVKVHNRRTGQKRKLSAKFVFVGAGGGALPLLQKAGIKEAKGFGGFPVSGQWLRTGNAELAAAHQAKVYGLPPLGAPPMSVPHLDTRVINGRSWLLFGPFAGWSPKFLKEGKVTDLPLSVKPNNLASMIGVGLTEMGLLKYLIGQLALSEADRVDNLREFAPTARDSDWELDIAGQRVQVIRRDSKKLGVLEFGTTVLAAADGSIAGLLGASPGASTAVPAMIEVLERCFADRYQSWLPKLKEMVPSLGVKLSENPDLFGEVWAHGTKVLGLESGTHAGRAAQAAGPDSTPVASDSGDPEPAGVV, encoded by the coding sequence GTGTCAGATACCACCAAGACCGATGTCGTATTGGTCGGCGCGGGAATCATGAGCGCCACCTTGGGCGCGCTGCTACGGATGGTCCAGCCGGACTGGTCGATCACGCTGGTCGAGCGCCTGGATGCGGCCGCCGCCGAGAGCTCCGATCCGTGGAACAACGCCGGCACCGGCCACTCCGCGCTGTGCGAACTGAACTACACCCCGGAGAAGGCCGACGGCACCATCGACATCGCCAAGGCCATCAACGTCAACGAGCAGTTCCAGGTCACCCGCCAGTTCTGGAGCTATGCCCACGAGCACGGAATTCTGCCCGACGTTCGCAGCTTTCTGAACCCGATCCCGCACGTCAGCTTCGTGCAGGGCGCCGAGCACGTCGACTATCTCCGCCGCCGCCGCGAGACGCTGGTGCGCAATCCGCTGTTCGCCTCGATGGAGTTCATCGACGACCGCGACGAGTTCAGTCGCCGGCTGCCGCTGATGGCGGAGGGCCGGGACTTCTCCCAGCCGGTCGGTCTGAACTGGACGCAGGACGGCACCGACGTCGACTTCGGCTCCCTGACCCGCCAGCTGCTGGCGTTCGGCACCGAGCGGGGCATGTCCACGCTGTTCGGTCACGACGTGCTCGACCTGCACAAGGAGTCCGGCGGCGGCTGGACGGTCAAGGTCCACAACCGGCGCACCGGCCAGAAGCGCAAGCTGTCGGCCAAGTTCGTGTTCGTGGGTGCCGGCGGTGGCGCCCTGCCGCTGCTGCAGAAGGCCGGCATCAAAGAGGCCAAGGGCTTCGGCGGCTTCCCGGTCAGTGGGCAGTGGCTGCGCACGGGCAACGCCGAACTGGCCGCCGCCCACCAGGCCAAGGTGTACGGGCTGCCGCCGCTCGGCGCCCCGCCAATGTCGGTGCCGCACCTGGACACCCGCGTCATCAACGGCCGTTCGTGGCTGCTGTTCGGCCCGTTTGCCGGCTGGTCGCCGAAGTTCCTCAAGGAGGGCAAGGTCACCGACCTGCCGTTGTCGGTGAAGCCCAACAACCTCGCCTCGATGATCGGTGTCGGCCTCACCGAGATGGGTCTGCTGAAGTACCTGATCGGCCAGCTGGCGCTCAGCGAAGCCGACCGCGTCGACAACCTTCGCGAATTTGCCCCCACCGCAAGGGATTCCGACTGGGAGCTGGACATCGCCGGTCAGCGGGTGCAGGTGATCCGCCGCGACTCCAAGAAGCTCGGGGTGCTCGAGTTCGGCACCACGGTGCTGGCGGCCGCCGACGGTTCGATCGCTGGCCTGCTCGGCGCCTCCCCGGGTGCCTCCACCGCGGTCCCCGCGATGATCGAGGTGTTGGAGCGCTGCTTCGCCGACCGCTACCAGAGCTGGTTGCCCAAGCTCAAGGAGATGGTGCCCTCGCTGGGGGTCAAGCTGTCGGAGAACCCGGATCTGTTCGGTGAGGTATGGGCCCACGGCACGAAGGTTCTCGGCCTGGAGAGCGGCACCCACGCCGGCCGTGCTGCCCAGGCCGCCGGGCCCGACAGCACGCCCGTCGCTTCGGATTCCGGCGATCCGGAACCCGCGGGGGTGGTGTGA
- a CDS encoding alpha/beta hydrolase, which translates to MALGPDPDGEGDLFATLVRRADGEPATQAVLAVHGFTDYFFNTELADHFTGAGFRFYALDQHKCGRSWREGQTPHFTTDLARYDRELERAVAVIARENPGATILVYGHSAGGLIVSLWLNRVRRRHATTALSIGGLVLNSPWLDLHGPAILRTRLTSTAIGAMSRVRKTRVVRGTSKGGYGLTLHRDYHGEFDYNLQWKPLGGFPVTFGWIHAIRRGHATLHRGLDVGVPNLILRSDHSVTESADAAAMQRGDAVLDVTQIARWAGCIGNRTTVVPIRDAKHDVFLSLAEPRAQSYRELSSWLDFYRAHLVSASSAAGRG; encoded by the coding sequence ATGGCGTTGGGGCCGGACCCCGACGGTGAGGGCGATCTGTTCGCCACGCTGGTGCGGCGCGCGGACGGCGAGCCGGCCACGCAGGCCGTCCTGGCGGTACACGGATTCACCGATTACTTCTTCAACACCGAACTGGCCGACCACTTCACCGGCGCCGGCTTCCGGTTCTATGCACTCGACCAACACAAGTGCGGCCGATCCTGGCGCGAAGGCCAGACCCCGCACTTCACCACCGACCTGGCCCGCTATGACCGCGAGCTGGAGCGGGCGGTCGCGGTGATCGCGAGGGAGAATCCCGGCGCCACGATCCTGGTGTACGGGCACTCGGCCGGCGGGCTGATCGTGTCGTTGTGGCTCAACCGGGTGCGGCGGCGCCATGCGACGACGGCACTCTCGATCGGCGGTCTGGTGCTCAACAGCCCGTGGCTGGATCTGCACGGGCCGGCGATCCTGCGCACCCGGTTGACGTCGACCGCCATCGGCGCCATGTCGCGGGTACGCAAAACGCGGGTGGTTCGCGGCACAAGCAAGGGCGGCTACGGGCTGACGCTGCACCGGGATTACCACGGCGAGTTCGACTACAACCTGCAGTGGAAGCCGCTGGGCGGATTCCCGGTGACGTTCGGCTGGATCCATGCGATCCGCCGCGGCCATGCCACACTGCACCGCGGCCTGGATGTCGGTGTGCCGAACCTGATCCTGCGCTCGGATCACAGCGTCACCGAGAGCGCCGACGCGGCGGCCATGCAGCGCGGCGACGCGGTACTCGACGTCACTCAGATCGCGCGCTGGGCGGGCTGCATCGGCAACCGCACGACGGTGGTCCCGATCCGCGACGCCAAGCACGATGTGTTCCTGTCGCTGGCCGAACCACGGGCGCAGTCCTATCGTGAGCTGTCCAGCTGGCTTGATTTCTATCGTGCGCATCTGGTGTCGGCCTCATCGGCCGCCGGTCGGGGTTAA
- the cobA gene encoding uroporphyrinogen-III C-methyltransferase, whose product MTENAYLVGLRLAGKKVVVIGGGTVAQRRIPLLMADDADVHVVARAATPAVEVLTTTNPGITLQLRDYRDGDLEGAWYAIAATDDPAVNAAVVAEADRRQIFCVRADNAREGSAVTPASFAHDGLLVGVLAGGEHRRSAAIRSAIHEALQQGLITADDPDDVTPGSVALVGGGPGDPELITVRGRRLLARADVVVADRLAPPELLAELGPHVEVIDAAKIPYGRAMAQEAINKVLIERAREGRFVVRLKGGDPFVFARGYEEVLACAEAGIPVTVVPGVTSAISVPAMAGVPVTHRAVNHEFVVVSGHLRPDHPESLVNWNALAQLSGTLVLLMAVERIELFAEALISGGRPAETPVLVVQHGTTAAERVLRTTLRDAPDRIRTDGIRPPAIIVIGPVAAFAA is encoded by the coding sequence GTGACCGAGAACGCCTACCTCGTCGGCTTGCGCCTGGCCGGCAAGAAGGTCGTCGTGATCGGCGGCGGCACGGTGGCCCAGCGCCGGATCCCACTCTTGATGGCCGATGACGCCGACGTGCACGTGGTCGCGCGCGCCGCGACGCCGGCCGTCGAGGTCCTGACGACAACGAACCCGGGCATCACTCTGCAGCTGCGGGACTACCGCGACGGCGACCTCGAGGGCGCCTGGTATGCCATCGCCGCCACCGACGACCCGGCCGTCAACGCCGCCGTCGTCGCCGAGGCCGACCGCAGGCAGATCTTCTGTGTGCGCGCCGACAACGCCCGAGAGGGCAGCGCCGTCACGCCGGCGTCGTTCGCCCACGACGGACTTCTCGTCGGTGTGCTGGCCGGCGGGGAACACCGCCGCTCGGCCGCGATCCGCTCGGCGATCCACGAGGCCTTGCAGCAGGGACTGATCACCGCCGATGACCCCGACGACGTGACCCCCGGCAGCGTCGCCCTGGTGGGCGGTGGGCCCGGTGACCCCGAGCTGATCACCGTGCGCGGTCGGCGGCTGCTCGCCCGCGCCGACGTCGTCGTCGCCGACCGGCTGGCCCCGCCGGAACTGCTCGCCGAACTCGGTCCGCACGTCGAGGTGATCGACGCCGCGAAGATTCCGTACGGACGGGCGATGGCTCAGGAAGCCATAAACAAAGTTCTTATAGAACGCGCCCGCGAGGGCCGCTTCGTGGTCCGCCTCAAAGGCGGTGACCCGTTCGTGTTCGCCCGCGGATATGAGGAAGTTCTCGCCTGTGCCGAGGCCGGGATACCGGTCACAGTCGTGCCCGGTGTGACCAGCGCCATATCGGTGCCGGCAATGGCCGGAGTGCCGGTCACCCATCGCGCTGTGAATCATGAATTCGTCGTGGTCAGCGGCCATTTGCGTCCCGACCATCCGGAATCGTTAGTGAATTGGAATGCGCTGGCGCAATTGTCGGGAACGCTAGTTTTGTTGATGGCGGTCGAGCGCATCGAATTATTTGCCGAGGCACTGATTTCAGGCGGCCGACCTGCGGAAACTCCGGTATTGGTGGTGCAACACGGCACCACCGCGGCCGAACGGGTATTGCGCACAACGCTGCGCGATGCGCCGGATCGGATTCGAACCGACGGTATTAGGCCCCCGGCGATCATCGTGATCGGTCCGGTTGCGGCTTTCGCGGCTTAA